TGCTCGATATCGTCTCGAACGGCCGGCTGGAGTTCGGCACCGGCCGCTCGGCGACGTGGACCGAGCTTGGCGGCTTTCAGGCCAGCCCCGATGAGACCAAGAAGACCTGGGACGAGTTCACGCGCACGATTCCGAAGATGTGGACGCAGGAGCGGTTCGGTTATCAAGGCCGCGCCTTCTCCATGCCCGAGCGCGCCGTGCTGCCCAAGCCCGTGCAGAAGCCGCACCCGCCGATGTGGGTGGCCGTCACCAGTCCCGGCACCGAGCTGGACGCCGCCGACCGCGGCATGGGCAGCCTGGGTCTCACCTTCGGCGGCTTCGCGGAGCAGGAGCACAAGGTCAACGAGTACCGCCGCCGCATCGCCGTCTGCGAGCCGGTCGGCGAGTTCGTCAACAACCAGGTGAACACGGTCAACTTCCTCTTCTGTCACGAAGACCTGGAAGAGGGCGTGAAAACCGGTCGGCGCCTCTCCGGCACCTTCCAGTACATGGCGGCACAGCTTCTGGCCGCGCGCGAGGCGTATCCGGCGGCGTCCTATCCCTCGCTCGGCCTGTTGCCCTCGCTGCGCCAGGAAGCGTCCGGCCCCGGCGACCCCAGCGGCGCGCCGGAGGGCCTGGCGATCGGCAACCCCGACCGCATCGCCGACCAGATCAGGAAATGGGAGTCGGTCGGCGTGGACCGCATCAACTTCCTGCTCAACTGCCTGGAGACGGTGCCTCAAGACCAGGTGCTGGCCAGCATGCGCCTCTTCGCCAGCGAAGTGATGCCGCAGTTCGACCCGGACTGCCCGGCGGCGCAGGCGAAGCGCGGCCAGGGCGCCGCGGCGGGGGTGCGCTGATGCCGCTCTCCGGCGTGCGCGACGTTTCCCCGTTGCTCGCCCAGGCGCCCGAGCTGGCGGACCTGAAAACGCAGCCCGCCGAGCTGCGCGGCGCCGAGATCCTGCACGTCATGTACGAGATCGCCAGCGGCGAGATGCTCGCGATCCTGCCGCAGGCGCTGCACCCGACGATCCCGCCGACGATGACCTTCTGGGTGTGGCACTGCCCGGAGAGCGAGGCGGGGCCGTTCACGCTGGCGCAGGTGCGCATCGGCAGCCGCGCGGGCGTGCGCCCGCGCGGCTGGCCAACGGCGGCTTACTGCGACTCGGCGCGGGCCGGCGAGTGGCTGAGCAGGCGCTGGGGCTTTCCCTGCCGGCAGGGCGACGTCAGGCTGCGGCATCTGCACGACCGTGTGCTGGCGACTGTGCAGGCCGGCGGCAGCGAGATCCTGCGCGTGGAGCTGGTGGACCCGCAGCCGATCTCCGGCGCCGACGTGCAGTACACGGCGAGCATGCACCTGGCGCGCGTGCCGCTGGCGGACGGCGTCAAGCCGCGCCTCGTGCAGGTGGACCCGGAGTTCACCTTTCACAAGGCGGAGCGCGGCCGCCCGCACCTGCACGGCTTCGACCGCGCAGCCTGGCGCGCCGAGGGCGTGGACCCGGTTTACGCCGTCTCCGCGACGTACGCCGTGGCCGACGTGACACTGCCGCGCATCCGCTACATCATGAACCCCGATCTGCCCGCGATGCAGGGCACGGAGACCGTGGGCTAAACGGCTCGCTCAGGGCAGGCGCAGCGTTTCGCGCATCAGCGCGGCAAAGCCCGGCGCCTGCCCTGCCAGGTTCTCGATCACGCGGTCTGGCGTGGTCGGAGGCCGGACCAGTGCAGCGGCTTGCCGACGAATGATCGCGGCCAACGCTATGCGTTGTGTTTCACACAAGGCCAGCAGGAACTCGTCCGGCGATTGCGCCTGGATCTCGTGAGGTGCGAGCGCCTGCGTGGGGAAGTCTCGCAGGTTGCTGGTGACGATGCTGCCAGCGGCTGACGCAACGGCCGCGGCCAGCACATGCCGATCCTTCGGCTGGTTCGTCATCGTGGGCAGCAGGCGGCGAATGCGCTGGGCTGGCACGATCGCATCGGGAAACTCGGCGCGAATGCGTTCGATGAGCGAACGTGCCCGCGGCGCCGACGTGAAGCTGCCGGCGAGCGTGCGCTCGACCTCATTCAGGATCTGGTCGCTCCAATGCGCCCGGTACAGTTCGGCCTGAAACGCACGCAGCAGCGTGTCTCGCAGGGCGGCGGGAACAAGGACGCAGGCATCGAGGACGGCGACCAGCGGCGGGAACGTCACGAATGCGCTGGAGCCACGCTGGCGTCATATAACCCGTATTCGTCGCTAAGCGCCGTGAGTTCGTCAAGGGCGCGCTCGCGACGGGCAGCCCACGCCCGCTTGTAGGTCAGCAGGTCGTCGAGGCGGATGCGCCGATGGCTGCCGACGCGGTGAGAAGGCAGATCGCCTCGATCGAGCAGTCGAACCAGGTAGGGTCTGGAGACACCGAGTAACGCGGCGGTCTGACTTGTGGTCAACGACTTGCCGCTGGCGACGACCGCTACCGCGTTGCCCTGGGCGAGCTGGTGTGCCGTTTCGCGGAGCAGGCGCAGCAGTGCAGGCGGCACCGGCACTGGATCGCCGTCGGGGCCTGTTAGCGACAGAGAGTGCACGGCTGCACCCGCCATTAGCCGATCAAGTCGCTCCATCGCAAAACGTTCATCTTCGTCGGCGGCGATCAGTGCCGTGTCTAGGATGGTTGCATGCATGCTCGCACCTCCGCTGCCGCAGACACACCGATCCGCTCAGCGTAACTGTTCTAAGTGTAACTCATGGCATGGTCGACGTGGCGCTGCTGCGCGTCCGCTACCTGATGCACGCCGACCTGCCGGCGATGCAGGGCACGGAGACGGTGGGATAGACGGCTCCCAATCCGGAAAACCGCGCGCTGCACAATGC
This genomic stretch from Dehalococcoidia bacterium harbors:
- a CDS encoding helix-turn-helix domain-containing protein: MHATILDTALIAADEDERFAMERLDRLMAGAAVHSLSLTGPDGDPVPVPPALLRLLRETAHQLAQGNAVAVVASGKSLTTSQTAALLGVSRPYLVRLLDRGDLPSHRVGSHRRIRLDDLLTYKRAWAARRERALDELTALSDEYGLYDASVAPAHS
- a CDS encoding acetoacetate decarboxylase family protein, whose translation is MPLSGVRDVSPLLAQAPELADLKTQPAELRGAEILHVMYEIASGEMLAILPQALHPTIPPTMTFWVWHCPESEAGPFTLAQVRIGSRAGVRPRGWPTAAYCDSARAGEWLSRRWGFPCRQGDVRLRHLHDRVLATVQAGGSEILRVELVDPQPISGADVQYTASMHLARVPLADGVKPRLVQVDPEFTFHKAERGRPHLHGFDRAAWRAEGVDPVYAVSATYAVADVTLPRIRYIMNPDLPAMQGTETVG
- a CDS encoding PIN domain-containing protein, which codes for MTFPPLVAVLDACVLVPAALRDTLLRAFQAELYRAHWSDQILNEVERTLAGSFTSAPRARSLIERIRAEFPDAIVPAQRIRRLLPTMTNQPKDRHVLAAAVASAAGSIVTSNLRDFPTQALAPHEIQAQSPDEFLLALCETQRIALAAIIRRQAAALVRPPTTPDRVIENLAGQAPGFAALMRETLRLP
- a CDS encoding LLM class flavin-dependent oxidoreductase produces the protein MKFGIFYEISVPRPWENGAEKTVYDRCLEQVRLADELGFDQVWAVEHHFLEEYSHCSAPEIFLTACAMSTKKIRVGHGIAVCVPQFNHPVRLAERAAVLDIVSNGRLEFGTGRSATWTELGGFQASPDETKKTWDEFTRTIPKMWTQERFGYQGRAFSMPERAVLPKPVQKPHPPMWVAVTSPGTELDAADRGMGSLGLTFGGFAEQEHKVNEYRRRIAVCEPVGEFVNNQVNTVNFLFCHEDLEEGVKTGRRLSGTFQYMAAQLLAAREAYPAASYPSLGLLPSLRQEASGPGDPSGAPEGLAIGNPDRIADQIRKWESVGVDRINFLLNCLETVPQDQVLASMRLFASEVMPQFDPDCPAAQAKRGQGAAAGVR